The following are encoded together in the Pseudoalteromonas ruthenica genome:
- a CDS encoding GGDEF/EAL domain-containing response regulator, protein MSSPSSDFIFLNEEFDEEPAKPQEFWDVLIVDDDSEIHSVTELALSNFELNGKGLRFHHAFNGTQAVDILRDNPLISVVLLDVVMESDDAGLIVAKRVREELKNHVVRIVLRTGQPGYAPEEQIIRQYDINDYRTKTELTRSKLATTMVTALRSHQQVTQLSMQSHALSQVLLASEQILNFSQLLPLSRAAIKHLAHFTAGPQQGVVCGLDDDGVEIVYGGTGEYQNVHHQHLEESALTASVKEQIKASFKLAQHQHNEHSVSFFFRAKQQQYVICLEGEHIIEHALMQYIDLLLTNVGVGLDNVLLVDRLRNVAFKDSLTGLCSRNGFIAALERLQKNTNAHDYLVLIDIARFADINEGLSHDIGNLLLVAVAQRLQAQHQQTQVVARLGADLFAVVSNEEQLPFAQLQQLLRAPFIAAEHQLHLNFTFGLCTQPHFDSSALGTLKRASIALSHAKADISHSYCYFDKQMEEQVSHRLAMIRRLREDFADGKLEVWYQPQVDLATAQPYGCEALLRWPIGQGQFISPAVFVPLAEDAGMIIEIGQWVLEQACAKQRELAQHGVDMQISVNVSVPQFKASDYAQSVAQTLARFAVPSDKIELEITESVVMDEVEQVTRTLNELKSYGIDVAIDDFGTGFCSLSYLHKLPFDRLKIDRAFVKGIPEQDNGEIAELVVSLANRMNLRVIAEGIETEQQLQFLKSIGCHEGQGYYYAQPLDGKKLDTYLKVSN, encoded by the coding sequence ATGTCTTCGCCAAGTAGTGATTTTATTTTTCTTAATGAAGAATTTGACGAGGAGCCGGCTAAACCCCAAGAGTTTTGGGATGTGCTCATTGTTGATGACGACTCTGAAATACACTCAGTGACGGAGTTAGCCTTGTCTAACTTTGAGCTCAACGGTAAGGGGTTGCGCTTTCATCACGCTTTTAATGGTACGCAAGCGGTTGATATTTTGCGTGACAATCCGCTTATTTCTGTGGTGTTACTTGATGTTGTTATGGAAAGCGACGACGCCGGGTTAATTGTTGCCAAACGGGTGCGTGAAGAGTTAAAAAATCACGTGGTACGCATTGTGTTGCGTACAGGGCAGCCAGGTTATGCCCCTGAAGAGCAGATCATCCGTCAATATGATATTAATGACTACCGCACTAAAACTGAACTGACCCGCTCGAAGCTTGCCACCACCATGGTAACGGCCTTGCGCTCGCACCAGCAGGTAACGCAATTATCTATGCAAAGTCATGCCCTTTCCCAAGTGCTGCTGGCAAGTGAGCAAATACTGAATTTTAGTCAGTTACTGCCTTTGAGTCGCGCAGCGATTAAACACCTTGCTCATTTTACAGCGGGTCCGCAACAAGGGGTGGTGTGTGGCTTAGATGATGACGGTGTGGAGATTGTCTATGGGGGCACTGGTGAGTATCAAAATGTGCATCACCAACATCTCGAAGAAAGCGCTTTAACGGCCTCTGTAAAAGAGCAGATCAAAGCCAGTTTTAAATTAGCTCAGCACCAGCATAACGAACACTCGGTGAGCTTTTTCTTTCGTGCCAAACAACAGCAGTATGTCATTTGCCTTGAGGGTGAACACATTATTGAGCATGCGCTGATGCAATACATTGACCTACTTTTAACCAATGTGGGTGTAGGCCTCGACAACGTACTGTTGGTGGATAGGTTACGCAATGTTGCGTTTAAAGACTCACTTACCGGGTTATGTTCACGTAACGGCTTTATCGCCGCTTTGGAGCGCTTACAAAAAAACACCAACGCCCACGATTATTTAGTACTGATTGATATTGCCCGGTTTGCCGACATCAATGAAGGGCTCAGCCACGATATTGGTAATTTACTGTTAGTTGCTGTGGCGCAGCGTTTGCAAGCGCAGCATCAACAGACGCAAGTCGTAGCGCGGCTTGGCGCAGATCTCTTCGCTGTAGTAAGTAATGAGGAGCAACTCCCCTTTGCGCAATTACAGCAGTTGTTGCGTGCGCCCTTTATCGCGGCTGAGCATCAGCTGCATTTAAATTTTACCTTTGGATTGTGCACTCAGCCTCATTTTGACAGCAGTGCGCTGGGCACCTTAAAGCGAGCGTCGATCGCATTAAGCCATGCTAAAGCCGATATTAGCCATAGTTACTGCTACTTTGATAAACAAATGGAAGAGCAGGTGAGCCATCGCTTGGCGATGATAAGACGCCTACGGGAAGACTTTGCAGATGGCAAACTAGAGGTGTGGTACCAACCGCAAGTAGATTTGGCAACGGCGCAGCCTTATGGTTGTGAGGCACTATTGCGTTGGCCGATAGGGCAAGGTCAGTTTATTTCTCCGGCCGTATTTGTGCCTTTGGCTGAAGACGCGGGGATGATTATAGAGATTGGCCAGTGGGTGCTTGAACAGGCCTGTGCCAAACAGCGAGAGCTAGCCCAGCATGGCGTTGATATGCAAATATCGGTGAATGTCTCGGTGCCACAGTTTAAAGCGTCTGATTATGCTCAGAGCGTTGCGCAAACCTTGGCACGCTTTGCCGTACCCAGTGATAAAATAGAGTTGGAAATCACCGAAAGTGTTGTTATGGACGAGGTTGAGCAGGTTACACGCACGCTTAATGAGCTCAAAAGTTACGGTATTGACGTGGCGATTGATGATTTTGGCACTGGATTTTGCTCGTTAAGTTACTTACACAAGTTACCCTTTGATCGGCTCAAGATAGACCGAGCTTTTGTTAAAGGGATCCCCGAGCAGGATAACGGTGAAATCGCCGAGCTAGTGGTCTCGTTAGCTAACAGAATGAATTTACGGGTTATTGCAGAGGGCATTGAGACCGAACAACAGCTGCAATTTTTAAAATCCATTGGTTGTCACGAAGGGCAGGGTTATTACTATGCGCAGCCCCTAGATGGCAAAAAACTTGATACTTACTTAAAGGTGAGCAACTAA
- a CDS encoding SRPBCC family protein translates to MITLARNVIKTLVLLALILVLIGLIAKQHYRVERSITLDVPSAAIKPWLWDLTQWQQWLALRQFDQQARLEVRAQTQGVGAHLGWQGQRSRGELSIVSDSASTLNYQLLVNNEYLSHGQFQLISSGEQTRILWQQQGEITLPVIGPYLVWFTEYTLANTMTHSLNNLKTVVELEHKDEQ, encoded by the coding sequence GTGATAACCCTAGCACGCAATGTAATAAAAACTCTAGTTTTACTCGCGCTCATACTGGTGCTGATTGGCCTTATCGCCAAGCAACATTATCGCGTTGAGCGCAGTATTACTCTGGATGTGCCGAGCGCAGCGATAAAGCCTTGGCTGTGGGATTTAACTCAGTGGCAACAATGGCTTGCGCTACGCCAATTCGACCAACAAGCTCGTTTAGAAGTTCGTGCGCAAACCCAGGGAGTTGGCGCTCATTTAGGCTGGCAAGGGCAACGCTCCCGAGGGGAACTAAGTATTGTCAGTGACAGTGCATCTACTCTCAACTATCAATTACTGGTCAATAACGAATACCTCTCGCATGGCCAGTTTCAATTAATCAGTTCAGGGGAGCAGACCCGTATCTTATGGCAGCAACAAGGTGAAATCACTCTACCCGTCATTGGCCCCTATTTGGTCTGGTTTACCGAATATACCCTCGCTAATACCATGACTCATAGCCTAAATAATTTAAAAACAGTGGTGGAATTGGAGCACAAGGATGAGCAGTAA
- a CDS encoding TIGR03899 family protein produces the protein MSSKTFTAQTKLAQLIAQRVGFKIKKQRNSLPVPAQEGGYSRQGARPSGFVFDQRVPLAERALKREELKRLRQQHNIESILAQAMQYCPDTKTDGYVDPDWFERFMSLAEDSATASMQQLWAKILAGETLAPGTFSIKSLQTLKQMTQREALAIQKAAALCAQLDFDHSHIILLGYYKRPSLFDLLRKGNKEQLNLAKAGLSYPQILTLMDCAVLYRKEIESANFRAKQQLKLRFYDTSLTLTAKNSDLVLSYYKFTQTGDELRRLLRATLSPTFKQAIEQALQRDFELEWS, from the coding sequence ATGAGCAGTAAAACCTTCACCGCGCAAACCAAACTGGCGCAACTTATTGCCCAACGAGTTGGTTTTAAAATAAAAAAACAGCGCAACTCTTTACCTGTACCGGCCCAAGAAGGAGGCTATTCCCGCCAAGGAGCTCGCCCCAGTGGGTTTGTATTCGATCAACGAGTGCCTCTTGCAGAGCGAGCCCTCAAACGTGAAGAGCTCAAGCGCCTAAGACAGCAACACAATATAGAGTCAATACTCGCCCAGGCCATGCAATACTGCCCAGACACTAAAACCGATGGCTATGTTGACCCTGATTGGTTTGAGCGCTTTATGTCGCTTGCCGAAGACTCCGCAACAGCGTCCATGCAGCAGTTATGGGCAAAAATTCTTGCTGGAGAAACGCTGGCTCCGGGGACCTTTAGTATCAAGAGCTTGCAAACCCTAAAGCAAATGACCCAGCGCGAGGCACTGGCTATACAAAAAGCCGCTGCACTGTGTGCTCAGCTCGACTTTGATCATTCTCATATTATTTTATTGGGTTATTACAAACGCCCGTCGTTATTCGACTTACTGCGCAAAGGCAATAAGGAGCAACTCAACTTGGCCAAGGCGGGACTCAGTTACCCTCAAATATTAACCTTGATGGATTGCGCTGTGCTGTATCGCAAAGAAATTGAGTCAGCGAACTTTCGCGCCAAACAGCAGCTAAAACTGCGCTTTTACGATACCTCATTAACGCTCACAGCCAAAAACAGTGACTTAGTTCTGAGCTACTACAAATTCACCCAAACGGGTGATGAATTAAGGCGGTTGCTGCGTGCCACATTGAGCCCTACGTTTAAGCAAGCAATAGAGCAAGCACTGCAGCGTGACTTCGAATTAGAGTGGTCATAA
- a CDS encoding TIGR04219 family outer membrane beta-barrel protein, whose protein sequence is MKQYFVAAGLSLAAMAPMAHADTVLGLYVGAEGWQAEPEGSFGSKGYAQQDFNFDDETFTSYYAALEHPVPLVPNVKLRYTEMDISGGALLNQTFEFEGVDFAVGSNIMTNAELSHTDYVLYYEIFDNDAVSIDLGLSAKQFDGDIYVAQADNSSSVRVDYSGFVPLVYGRGEVGLPFTGLSAFAEGSFFALDDSTVHDYQVGVQWEFIDNLAVDVAVRAGYRAMMIELDDVDDINTDIDVSGPFAGLQVHF, encoded by the coding sequence ATGAAACAATACTTTGTGGCTGCAGGTTTATCTCTTGCAGCGATGGCGCCAATGGCCCATGCTGATACCGTGTTAGGCCTTTATGTGGGGGCCGAAGGTTGGCAGGCTGAGCCAGAAGGTAGCTTTGGCAGCAAAGGCTATGCGCAGCAAGATTTCAACTTCGATGATGAAACCTTCACCAGCTACTACGCAGCATTGGAGCATCCAGTTCCTTTGGTTCCTAACGTCAAGCTACGTTACACGGAGATGGACATCAGTGGCGGAGCATTGCTTAACCAAACCTTTGAATTTGAGGGAGTCGATTTTGCTGTAGGCAGCAACATCATGACTAATGCAGAGCTTAGTCACACCGATTATGTGCTTTACTATGAGATTTTTGATAACGATGCGGTGTCGATTGATTTAGGTTTGAGCGCGAAACAGTTTGACGGCGATATTTATGTTGCCCAGGCCGACAACAGTTCGTCTGTGCGCGTTGATTACTCAGGGTTTGTGCCACTAGTGTATGGTCGCGGTGAAGTGGGCTTACCTTTTACTGGCTTGAGCGCATTTGCTGAGGGCAGCTTTTTCGCATTAGATGACAGTACCGTGCATGACTACCAAGTCGGGGTGCAGTGGGAGTTTATTGATAATCTAGCGGTGGATGTGGCTGTACGTGCAGGCTACCGAGCGATGATGATTGAACTTGATGATGTTGATGATATCAATACTGATATTGATGTTTCAGGCCCCTTTGCAGGACTACAAGTTCACTTCTAA
- a CDS encoding DUF2333 family protein, whose protein sequence is MSQHKGKIAAAIAALFLLFYLIAVYWSIEPDRFDVVEKAKQQASERNERLVTGYVTTSTLINVAQTLLDKPGGYLSNDMAPPSVLMDNMPAWEYGALEMTRDLALSMRKDFSRSQSQSTEHPSLKKAQPQFNISSTAWMWPSAEGEYQKGIDYLIAYRSQIADSNDRQSQFYARADNLRTWVKEAEKRLGSLSQRLSASVGQERVNTDLAGDREAHQATYAPMQQEVRTSWWEIDDVFYESRGATWALLHFLHAIEHDFADVLEKKNAKVSVQQIIRELEATQEPVWSPMVLNGSGFGLVANHSLVMANYISRANAALIELSELLAQG, encoded by the coding sequence ATGTCTCAGCATAAAGGAAAGATTGCCGCAGCCATTGCTGCATTGTTTTTATTATTTTATCTCATTGCCGTTTATTGGAGCATTGAGCCCGATCGCTTCGATGTAGTAGAAAAGGCAAAACAGCAAGCTAGCGAACGAAATGAGCGCTTAGTAACAGGTTATGTGACCACGTCGACGTTGATTAATGTCGCGCAAACATTACTCGACAAACCGGGTGGCTACCTTAGTAACGATATGGCTCCACCCAGCGTGTTGATGGACAACATGCCGGCCTGGGAATACGGAGCGCTGGAGATGACCCGTGATTTAGCGTTGTCGATGCGTAAAGACTTTAGCCGTTCACAGTCGCAATCCACGGAGCACCCGTCACTGAAAAAAGCGCAACCGCAGTTTAATATCAGTAGCACAGCTTGGATGTGGCCCAGTGCCGAAGGTGAGTATCAAAAAGGCATTGATTACCTGATTGCCTACCGCAGTCAAATCGCGGACAGTAACGACAGACAAAGTCAGTTTTATGCCCGTGCAGATAATTTACGTACTTGGGTAAAAGAGGCTGAAAAGCGTTTGGGTAGCCTCAGCCAACGCCTCAGCGCCAGCGTGGGACAAGAGCGTGTTAATACCGATTTGGCTGGCGATCGCGAAGCACATCAAGCGACATATGCACCCATGCAGCAAGAGGTGCGCACCTCTTGGTGGGAAATTGACGATGTGTTTTATGAATCTCGGGGAGCTACCTGGGCGTTGCTGCATTTCCTGCACGCTATTGAGCACGATTTTGCCGATGTTTTGGAAAAGAAAAATGCTAAGGTAAGCGTCCAGCAAATTATTCGCGAGCTGGAAGCAACACAAGAGCCTGTGTGGAGCCCTATGGTGCTTAACGGCAGTGGCTTTGGCCTTGTAGCTAACCATTCGTTAGTGATGGCAAATTATATTTCTCGTGCTAATGCGGCACTAATTGAGTTAAGCGAGTTACTCGCACAAGGATAA
- a CDS encoding copper chaperone PCu(A)C — translation MLRTTLGTLICAVSLLLSFHSAAHGELMVSEAKVRTFLPASESSVGYLTLMNHSDHDRVLKKVEIETLGRVEIHTHEHKNGMMQMRKLEELQVPAHQTQVFQPGGLHLMLFAPSQKLVAGEQLKMTLYFADGDRVFTQARIYNLLEQSQDNNSDEHQHHHH, via the coding sequence ATGCTGCGTACAACCCTAGGTACCCTCATCTGTGCAGTGTCGTTACTGCTCAGTTTTCACAGTGCTGCTCATGGCGAACTTATGGTGAGTGAAGCCAAGGTGCGGACCTTCTTACCTGCTAGCGAGAGCTCGGTAGGATACCTTACGTTAATGAACCACAGCGATCATGACCGAGTACTGAAAAAGGTCGAGATCGAGACCCTCGGGCGTGTGGAGATTCATACTCATGAACATAAAAATGGCATGATGCAAATGCGTAAGCTTGAAGAGTTACAGGTTCCTGCGCACCAAACACAGGTATTTCAACCCGGTGGACTACACTTAATGCTATTTGCGCCAAGTCAGAAACTGGTAGCCGGTGAGCAACTGAAAATGACCCTGTATTTTGCCGATGGCGACCGTGTGTTCACACAGGCACGCATCTATAACTTGCTTGAACAGTCGCAAGACAATAACAGCGATGAACATCAGCACCATCATCACTAG
- a CDS encoding PspC domain-containing protein — protein sequence MRDSSYQRFYRDALDKKLSGVCAGFAKRHNLPVWLTRVAMVILFLNAPVLVAAIYLICHFVFDEHIVV from the coding sequence ATGCGAGACTCTAGCTATCAACGCTTTTATCGCGATGCCTTGGATAAGAAGTTATCGGGTGTGTGTGCCGGCTTTGCGAAACGTCATAACCTACCTGTTTGGCTCACCCGCGTAGCGATGGTGATCTTGTTCTTAAATGCCCCAGTGCTGGTGGCAGCTATCTACCTTATTTGTCATTTCGTGTTTGACGAGCACATCGTGGTTTAG
- the dusA gene encoding tRNA dihydrouridine(20/20a) synthase DusA → MKNTTEQGLRPVKSSDSSFRRFSVAPMLDWTDRHCRTFHRIMSKEAVLYTEMITTGAIIHGRGDYLHFNQHEQPVALQLGGSNPDELAHCAKLAAQRGYAEINLNVGCPSDRVQNGRFGACLMAEPELVAQGVDAMKAVTDLPVTVKTRIGIDEQDSYEFLLALIEASHKVGCDDFIIHARKAWLQGLSPKQNREVPPLDYPRVYQLKKDFPHLHISINGGIKTIAECEHHLAHVDGVMIGREAYSNPYLLAEVDAALYGLEGCTLSRHQVAEKMLSYIDDEMRQGARFWHIARHMLGLFQGMPGARGYRRHLSENGHKQDATADTLVTALSFVR, encoded by the coding sequence ATGAAAAACACCACTGAACAAGGTCTTAGGCCAGTAAAATCAAGCGATTCAAGCTTTAGGCGTTTTAGTGTTGCTCCGATGCTGGATTGGACTGATCGCCACTGCCGTACTTTTCATCGTATTATGAGTAAAGAGGCGGTGCTGTATACCGAGATGATCACCACCGGCGCTATTATCCATGGCAGGGGTGACTATTTGCACTTTAACCAGCATGAGCAGCCAGTGGCGCTGCAATTGGGTGGCTCAAACCCTGACGAGTTGGCTCATTGCGCGAAGTTAGCGGCACAACGAGGCTATGCGGAAATCAACTTAAATGTGGGCTGTCCGTCGGACCGGGTGCAAAATGGTCGCTTTGGCGCCTGCTTAATGGCTGAGCCAGAGCTAGTCGCACAGGGGGTGGATGCAATGAAGGCGGTCACTGACCTCCCCGTGACGGTAAAAACCCGTATCGGCATCGATGAGCAAGACAGTTACGAGTTCTTGCTGGCGTTGATAGAGGCGAGTCACAAGGTCGGCTGCGATGATTTTATCATTCATGCCCGCAAGGCGTGGCTGCAAGGTTTGAGCCCGAAGCAAAACCGCGAGGTTCCCCCCCTTGACTACCCGCGTGTGTATCAGCTTAAAAAAGACTTTCCCCACCTTCATATCAGCATCAATGGGGGGATTAAAACCATCGCTGAATGTGAACATCACTTGGCGCATGTTGACGGTGTAATGATTGGCCGAGAAGCATACAGTAACCCTTACTTACTGGCCGAAGTAGATGCCGCATTATATGGCTTAGAGGGTTGCACACTGAGCCGCCATCAAGTGGCAGAAAAAATGCTTAGCTATATTGATGACGAGATGCGCCAAGGCGCGCGCTTTTGGCATATCGCTCGGCATATGTTGGGGTTATTTCAGGGCATGCCAGGTGCCCGTGGTTACCGTCGTCATTTATCTGAAAATGGCCACAAGCAAGATGCCACGGCCGATACTTTAGTCACAGCACTGAGCTTTGTCCGCTAA
- a CDS encoding site-specific integrase, whose product MASYTIEKRKLKSGFSYKCNVRHKERGRIIHNENKTFSKRALAETWGKNKVNSIEESLVNDLKKVVTLGTLLNMYYENHDLWNNTGRTKQFVIKMLMDCDVANVMSNQLKTSDLIQHCQNRRSAGAGPATIYHDIAYLRSVMKKAGPVWDIDANVSIFEDAVPVLIEMGLVGKSQKRTRRPTNNELEKLRKGLQERMAYRPNGKVRIPFVDILDFSILTCMRIGEVCKLRWEDLNEKHKTILVRDRKDPRKKTGNHMVVPLLAGSFDIVLRQPRNSEFIFPYNSKSVTAGFQRVRNSLGIEDLRYHDMRREGASRLFEKGYSIEDVAQVTGHRNLNILWQVYTQLFPHKLHAKDK is encoded by the coding sequence ATGGCATCATATACAATAGAAAAACGAAAACTCAAATCTGGATTCAGCTACAAGTGTAATGTGCGGCACAAAGAGCGCGGGCGGATTATACACAATGAAAATAAAACTTTCAGTAAACGAGCACTGGCTGAAACATGGGGGAAAAACAAGGTCAACTCTATTGAAGAGAGTCTGGTGAACGACCTAAAGAAAGTCGTCACCCTCGGTACCTTGCTAAATATGTATTATGAAAACCATGATCTGTGGAATAACACCGGCCGCACTAAGCAGTTTGTAATTAAAATGCTCATGGATTGTGATGTGGCAAATGTCATGTCTAACCAACTTAAAACCAGTGACTTGATTCAACATTGCCAAAACCGCAGAAGCGCAGGAGCTGGCCCTGCGACCATTTATCATGATATTGCATATCTACGTAGCGTCATGAAAAAAGCTGGGCCAGTTTGGGATATCGATGCCAATGTTTCTATTTTTGAAGATGCTGTGCCTGTATTAATTGAAATGGGCCTTGTGGGCAAAAGCCAAAAGCGCACTCGCCGACCAACAAACAACGAGTTAGAAAAATTACGTAAAGGGCTCCAGGAGCGCATGGCTTACCGGCCTAATGGTAAGGTGCGCATACCTTTTGTGGATATTCTCGATTTTTCAATTTTAACATGTATGCGAATAGGTGAAGTGTGCAAGCTTCGCTGGGAAGATTTAAACGAAAAGCATAAGACCATACTAGTTCGCGACCGCAAAGATCCCCGTAAAAAGACTGGTAATCATATGGTGGTGCCATTGCTTGCTGGTTCTTTTGATATTGTTTTACGCCAACCTCGCAATAGTGAATTTATATTTCCTTATAATTCAAAGTCGGTGACTGCTGGCTTTCAGCGAGTCAGAAATTCTTTGGGAATTGAAGACTTGCGATATCATGACATGCGCAGAGAGGGAGCTAGTCGATTGTTTGAAAAAGGATATAGTATCGAGGATGTTGCCCAAGTTACTGGACATAGAAACCTAAATATTCTTTGGCAGGTTTATACACAGTTATTTCCTCATAAGCTTCATGCTAAAGATAAATAA
- a CDS encoding DUF4145 domain-containing protein — translation MQHYPPEHQKENFHCPLCGVYAKQHWGSGYHGLWGNYRQNAMTVATCSHCEKLSYWLDGRMIYPSSGTVELPNPDLPENCLQDYEEARDIVARSPKGAAALLRLCIQKLMVHLGLPGNNINNDIASLVEAGLPPLVQRSLDICRVVGNNAVHPGEIDLNDSPEIANHLFRLVNLIVQDRITRPREIEELYGSLPEGAREAIERRDA, via the coding sequence ATGCAACATTATCCACCAGAACATCAAAAAGAGAACTTTCATTGCCCTTTGTGTGGGGTTTATGCAAAGCAACATTGGGGGAGTGGTTATCATGGCCTTTGGGGGAATTACCGCCAAAATGCCATGACTGTTGCAACATGCTCACATTGTGAAAAACTGTCTTACTGGCTAGATGGTCGAATGATTTATCCATCATCAGGAACAGTAGAACTTCCAAACCCTGACCTTCCAGAAAACTGCCTGCAGGATTATGAAGAAGCGCGAGATATTGTGGCAAGATCTCCTAAAGGGGCTGCGGCCTTGCTTCGATTATGCATTCAGAAGCTAATGGTTCATTTAGGGCTGCCAGGCAATAATATCAATAATGATATTGCTTCTTTAGTTGAAGCGGGCCTTCCGCCTTTGGTCCAGAGGTCTCTAGATATCTGTCGTGTTGTTGGTAACAACGCAGTACACCCGGGAGAAATAGATTTAAATGATTCCCCTGAAATAGCAAATCATCTTTTCCGGCTTGTGAATCTAATTGTTCAGGATCGAATAACTCGACCCAGAGAAATAGAAGAGCTTTACGGCTCCTTGCCTGAGGGCGCTAGAGAGGCTATAGAGAGGCGTGATGCATAA
- a CDS encoding baseplate complex protein, with protein MIALNGVKVPGSNTRVHANFDLAGTNQSGVGSFAITSEEGTKPKGLTISTVLRMDELDALEQITRWAEAENDYGERQVYTITNELAQSMKIRRAKFAGKVNVKEDQTLKAWNLTFKLVEVKSVAEKKQQQLDETNKGISQSPAKDGHAQTLVLFEAAEGQ; from the coding sequence TTGATTGCATTAAATGGCGTAAAAGTGCCCGGTAGCAATACTCGGGTGCATGCCAATTTTGATTTGGCGGGAACAAACCAATCAGGGGTTGGCTCCTTTGCTATTACCAGTGAAGAGGGCACCAAACCAAAAGGGCTCACCATTAGCACTGTGCTGAGAATGGATGAGCTCGATGCGCTTGAGCAAATCACTCGCTGGGCAGAGGCTGAGAATGATTATGGCGAGCGCCAAGTGTATACCATCACAAATGAGTTAGCGCAGAGTATGAAAATACGCAGAGCTAAGTTTGCGGGCAAGGTCAATGTCAAAGAAGATCAAACGCTCAAAGCGTGGAATCTCACCTTTAAACTCGTCGAAGTTAAAAGTGTGGCCGAGAAAAAACAGCAGCAGTTAGACGAGACAAACAAAGGGATCAGCCAAAGCCCAGCTAAAGACGGACACGCACAAACCCTTGTGTTGTTCGAAGCGGCCGAGGGCCAATAG
- a CDS encoding DUF1353 domain-containing protein has translation MKQLQATFIGDGKARLIAPLKTQFGEVHSGFVTDGFTLPWYLRWFHNPFGSGLEAAVWHDYALKTGRKSPHAEFYTLLLRTGVPKWKAVPMRWAVVGYQKLANALYAVPKLFK, from the coding sequence ATGAAACAATTACAGGCAACATTTATTGGTGATGGTAAAGCGCGGCTCATTGCGCCCCTTAAAACTCAGTTTGGCGAAGTCCACAGTGGCTTTGTCACCGACGGCTTTACTTTACCCTGGTATTTACGGTGGTTTCATAATCCATTTGGGAGTGGTCTTGAAGCCGCAGTGTGGCATGACTACGCACTAAAAACAGGGCGTAAAAGCCCGCATGCAGAATTTTACACACTGTTGTTGCGCACAGGCGTGCCGAAATGGAAAGCGGTGCCTATGCGTTGGGCGGTCGTGGGTTACCAAAAATTAGCGAATGCGCTTTATGCAGTTCCCAAGCTCTTTAAATAG
- a CDS encoding phage tail-collar fiber domain-containing protein, translating to MSQLQITNAGLAYKDAVFAGEQVQNISHFLFAMVPGLDPSVPIDPDAVIDPQSVVHTQPIQAVSRLDGNAVVMSAVLGYETGDFEFNVFGAVATLANGDEVLVAIVHTDVQHKYKATADSAGNYSVKSIVWRSSAIAQQLNVTLSSLPWQITDYNFVTREEFDALSLDKPFIGAEPQLRVYERHLIADSQNYTAPDHASLSGGEWFSVKTEKGVLPVLSARSGTSFKRRQDELSDNAVTLRTSRGDSDLREVVFVWNDQTQQWEF from the coding sequence ATGAGCCAACTACAGATCACAAATGCCGGGCTGGCATACAAAGACGCAGTGTTTGCCGGTGAGCAAGTGCAGAACATTTCACACTTCCTCTTCGCAATGGTGCCAGGGCTGGACCCCTCAGTGCCCATTGACCCGGATGCGGTCATCGACCCGCAGAGCGTTGTGCACACGCAACCCATTCAAGCTGTGTCACGCCTTGATGGGAATGCCGTAGTGATGAGCGCAGTGCTGGGCTATGAAACGGGAGACTTTGAGTTCAACGTATTTGGCGCCGTTGCGACACTGGCCAATGGCGATGAGGTGCTTGTCGCTATTGTTCATACTGACGTGCAACACAAGTACAAAGCAACAGCGGACAGCGCGGGCAATTACAGCGTGAAAAGCATTGTATGGCGCTCAAGTGCTATCGCGCAGCAGCTTAATGTCACCCTGTCGTCATTACCCTGGCAAATAACAGATTACAACTTCGTGACGCGCGAAGAGTTTGATGCCTTGTCGCTCGACAAACCCTTTATTGGCGCTGAGCCACAGCTTCGGGTGTATGAGCGCCACCTTATTGCCGACTCACAAAACTACACAGCACCAGATCATGCAAGCCTAAGTGGTGGCGAGTGGTTCTCAGTCAAAACAGAAAAAGGCGTATTGCCGGTATTGAGTGCACGTAGTGGGACGTCCTTCAAGCGCCGCCAAGATGAGTTAAGTGATAACGCGGTGACCCTTCGCACCAGCCGAGGTGACAGTGATCTTCGTGAAGTCGTTTTTGTGTGGAATGACCAAACACAGCAATGGGAGTTTTAA